A window of Proteus columbae contains these coding sequences:
- the kdsB gene encoding 3-deoxy-manno-octulosonate cytidylyltransferase: protein MFTVIIPGRYASTRLPGKPLADIHGKPMIVRVMEQAMRSGANRVIVATDNLEVVAAVEKAGGEACMTREDHHSGTERLAEVIEKYQFADDEIIVNVQGDEPLIPPAIIAQVAENLANCGAGMATLAVPIVDSKEAFNPNAVKVVMDAKGFALYFSRATIPWERDRFNLSHDEIGEHYLRHIGIYAYRAGFIRRYITWEPSPLESIEMLEQLRVLWYGEKIHVAKALEVPGVGVDTQDDLVAARAAYRALNQEF, encoded by the coding sequence TATCCCAGGTCGATATGCATCGACCCGTTTACCAGGTAAACCCCTCGCGGATATTCATGGCAAACCTATGATTGTTCGTGTGATGGAACAGGCTATGCGCTCTGGTGCAAACCGCGTCATTGTTGCAACCGATAACTTAGAGGTTGTTGCAGCAGTTGAAAAAGCGGGCGGGGAAGCGTGTATGACTCGCGAAGATCACCATTCAGGCACAGAACGTTTAGCAGAAGTCATTGAAAAATATCAATTTGCAGATGATGAGATAATCGTTAACGTACAAGGTGATGAGCCTCTTATTCCACCCGCTATTATTGCCCAAGTAGCCGAAAATTTGGCAAATTGTGGTGCTGGAATGGCAACATTAGCAGTGCCTATTGTTGACTCAAAAGAAGCTTTTAATCCTAACGCGGTGAAAGTCGTGATGGATGCAAAAGGTTTTGCACTTTATTTTTCTCGTGCAACCATTCCTTGGGAAAGAGACCGTTTTAATTTATCACACGATGAAATTGGTGAGCATTATCTACGTCATATTGGTATTTATGCTTACCGTGCGGGCTTTATCCGTCGATATATTACTTGGGAACCAAGCCCATTAGAATCTATTGAAATGTTAGAGCAACTGCGTGTGCTGTGGTATGGTGAAAAAATCCATGTTGCAAAAGCATTAGAAGTTCCTGGTGTGGGTGTAGATACACAAGATGATCTTGTCGCAGCAAGAGCGGCATATCGAGCACTTAACCAAGAATTTTAG